One Cryobacterium roopkundense genomic region harbors:
- the rsmI gene encoding 16S rRNA (cytidine(1402)-2'-O)-methyltransferase: MIILAATPIGNLGDASRRLVEALTTATVVASEDTRVTIHLLKALGIENRPRLISLHDHNERGKAAELVELARDTDLLVLSDAGMPTVSDPGFHLVDAAVSAGVVVSALPGPSAVLTALAVSGLPTDRFTFEGFLPRKHGERVGTLRELVAERRTMVFFESPNRLAASLTDLATVLGADRRVVVCRELTKFYEEIKRGTAAELAEWAALGVRGEICIVVAGAERQVLNLEDGVREVLVLVAGGIRLKEAAADVSAASGLGKRELYESALQAKTGKVSSMPDRSDFPLG, translated from the coding sequence ATGATCATCCTCGCCGCCACACCGATCGGAAACCTCGGGGATGCCTCCAGGCGTCTGGTCGAGGCGCTCACCACCGCCACAGTCGTGGCGTCCGAAGACACCAGGGTCACCATCCACCTGCTCAAGGCGCTCGGAATCGAGAACCGTCCGCGACTGATCAGCCTTCACGACCACAACGAGCGGGGCAAGGCCGCCGAGCTGGTGGAGTTGGCCCGCGACACCGACCTGCTCGTGCTGAGCGACGCGGGCATGCCCACGGTGTCCGATCCCGGGTTCCACCTCGTGGACGCGGCCGTCTCGGCCGGCGTCGTCGTGTCGGCGTTGCCGGGGCCGTCGGCAGTGCTCACGGCCCTTGCGGTTTCCGGGCTGCCCACCGACCGATTCACGTTCGAAGGCTTCCTGCCCCGCAAGCACGGCGAACGCGTCGGAACACTGCGCGAGCTCGTCGCGGAGCGTCGCACCATGGTGTTCTTCGAATCTCCCAATCGGCTCGCGGCGAGCCTGACCGACCTCGCGACGGTGCTCGGCGCCGACCGCCGGGTCGTCGTGTGCCGGGAGCTGACCAAGTTCTACGAGGAGATCAAGCGCGGCACCGCAGCCGAGCTGGCCGAGTGGGCGGCCCTGGGCGTGCGCGGCGAGATCTGCATCGTCGTCGCCGGTGCCGAGCGTCAGGTGTTGAATCTGGAAGACGGGGTGCGCGAGGTGCTGGTGCTGGTGGCCGGCGGCATCCGCTTGAAGGAGGCGGCGGCCGATGTGTCGGCCGCGAGCGGTCTCGGCAAGCGTGAGCTGTACGAGAGCGCCCTGCAGGCGAAGACCGGAAAGGTTTCTTCGATGCCCGACAGGTCGGACTTCCCCCTGGGCTAG
- a CDS encoding NADP-dependent oxidoreductase, whose translation MPYRVQFSEYGGPDVLELVDMLKPVAGPGDVVVEVLAAGLNPGESSIREGRFALERPVRFPQGQGSDFAGVVVGVGDGVETWHLHDEVLGHTVRAAQASYVAVPEGNVIRKPSGLPWEIAGSLFVAAATAWQAVQGVNPGPGRTVLVHAAAGGVGGIAGQLCKLRGATVIGTCSRTSFDYLRQHRIIPVEYGADLDSELARVAPGGIDAELNRMGDDALVTVNSTDTVVLERIASMVANHQISIPLAAVYPLERVQDAYRELEAGHAHGKIVLSLEPVYYRHQKVQAIDIRETEATRDAPGRTPGPPAHEVLPPVFGHRRHKAPSAPK comes from the coding sequence ATGCCATACCGGGTGCAGTTCTCCGAATACGGGGGACCGGACGTTCTCGAACTCGTCGATATGCTCAAGCCTGTTGCGGGGCCCGGTGACGTCGTTGTGGAGGTGCTGGCCGCCGGCCTCAACCCTGGCGAGTCGAGCATCCGTGAAGGTCGGTTTGCCCTTGAGCGGCCGGTGCGGTTTCCCCAGGGGCAGGGCAGCGACTTCGCTGGTGTCGTCGTCGGGGTCGGCGACGGTGTCGAGACGTGGCACCTCCACGACGAGGTGCTCGGGCACACAGTGCGGGCGGCGCAGGCGAGCTACGTTGCCGTGCCAGAGGGGAACGTCATCCGCAAGCCGTCCGGGTTGCCGTGGGAGATCGCCGGGAGCCTGTTCGTAGCCGCCGCGACAGCGTGGCAGGCCGTGCAGGGCGTCAACCCCGGACCGGGGCGAACTGTCCTCGTGCATGCCGCAGCGGGCGGTGTGGGAGGAATCGCCGGACAGCTGTGCAAGCTGCGCGGGGCCACGGTCATCGGCACGTGCAGCAGGACGAGCTTCGACTACCTGCGGCAGCACAGGATCATCCCCGTGGAATACGGCGCAGACCTCGATTCCGAACTCGCGCGGGTCGCACCGGGAGGAATCGATGCCGAGCTGAACCGCATGGGCGACGACGCGCTCGTCACTGTGAACTCCACCGATACCGTCGTGCTCGAGCGGATCGCGTCGATGGTCGCCAATCATCAGATTTCCATCCCACTCGCAGCGGTGTACCCACTTGAACGCGTACAGGACGCCTACCGAGAGCTTGAGGCCGGCCACGCCCACGGCAAGATCGTGTTGAGCCTGGAACCTGTCTACTACCGGCATCAGAAGGTGCAAGCCATCGACATCCGCGAGACTGAGGCCACTCGGGACGCTCCAGGCCGCACGCCCGGCCCGCCTGCCCACGAGGTGCTCCCGCCGGTATTCGGCCACCGCCGCCACAAGGCACCGTCGGCACCGAAATAG